DNA sequence from the Vicia villosa cultivar HV-30 ecotype Madison, WI linkage group LG3, Vvil1.0, whole genome shotgun sequence genome:
CAATAAGAACAAATGTCTCTGAGTAATCTATACCATAAATTTGAGTGAAGTGAAACCTTTAACAATCAACTAAGACGTTATATCTTTCAATGGACCAATTTGAATTCTATTTCATGGTAACCACTCATTTGCATTCCGAAATCTTTTTAACATCATGTTGTGTCATAATTGTCCAAATCTTGTTCTTTTCATGTGCTCCCATCTTCTCAAATACAGTTTCCTTTCATTTTGAAATTTCTAAAGCATCCTATATTTTGGAATTTCAACACTAGACAATTGTGAGGTAGAAACAAAGAATGATAAATACAAATTTGAGTAAGaaataaatatagaaaataaatgaataaggAAATTATAAAGTTACTCCAACACTGTATATGCAATGAAAGAGAATGCATACATCTTTATTACATGTAATTTAACATATACCATTCCTTTCTGTTTTGTGGCCAAACTTAGATACGGAAACAAGAAAACTGAAAAAGTAATTGGAAATAAATAGTTTGTCCATATGTCTTCATCATAAAACATAGTATCCATCAACTTTCAGTTCTTTCTGAGTTCTGTCCTTCATCCATCGTTCGAACCAGCATCTCTTTGACTTTATGTAGGGCATGTTCAAGGTTTTCCAGCTGCATACATTTTGTAATTCATGAGTCCGTTTCAAGTTACTTGGTTTAAGGCTTCaagatttttatttttgttttaccaACATATCTTTGAAAATAAGCATTTTGTTGGCAGTTCCTTACCTCTTGTCTGGCGAATCTGTTGTACACATATAATCCACTATACAGATCAAAACTGCATCCCATGACAGGTTCTTTCTGCAATGAGTTTCTTAATGTTACATGATGACATATGCTATAATATAATTTACCTTTTTGAGGTCAAAATAGAAAAGAGGGAGCTTTAGAAGATTATGTTAAAAAGTGTTTACCAACTGAACAAGTGCCTGAAAGCCCTTGGTGTCAATAGGTGTAGATTTAATATCCATTTCAGCCAATGTCCTTGTAAAGAAAACACCAAAAAGTAACATTCAGTGAGTGTATAAATAGGTGCTTGTCTGTCTGTCTCTGGTTTGTTAGAAAGATATGTAGGAAGAAGCTTCATACCTGCCTATTGTGTGCGTGATAAATTGGCTCTTTGCAGCTGCTCTATCATGTTCCTCACATGACATTTCTACCATCTTGCAACCCTGAAGAATAACACACAATATTGCAAAATAGTTCTACCTCGGATACAATTCATATACATgtaaatttcatatatatattcgGCATTCACAATTGATTTTtgtgcatttttttttttaaactggaAACCAAGCTGTTGTTGTCCAAACTTGGGAGTTACAGAGTCTAATCAAACTCGCTCCAAACAAGAATTGAATATTACTTCCTAGAAATTTATTTTCGATAATGGCCATATAAATTTTATCACCTTATCCTTGCGCCACTGGGCGAGATTGTAGAGTTATGATATAACATTTCCTGATCTAATAGTTCTAAGTACAGCTATTAACTCACCTCACTTTCGAAAATTTGGAGAAATTTAGAACAGGTAGCTTCATCCTTTATTCGAACTCTGTCATACATGAAAGTCAGATTTTGCCATCCATTTTTCCCACTCACTGGTCCAAACATTGGATGTGTGCAGAGTATGTCTAACTCCTCTGGCACCACCTTAAACATACAAAACAAAAACTAGATCAATCATCCAAATCAAACAAGTAAACAAAACTGTAATGTAAATTCTTACTCTTAAAAGAAGGTTCCTTGGATGCTCTTTAACCGAAAGAACATCAACAAAAAGCGTCGGACGTTTCAGACAAGCGAGTGGCATTGACCCGACAACCTCGGACAGCGACGAAATAGATGTGCATAACAGTATGACATCCATGTCAGCCTCAAGTAATGCTGTAACATCTTTAAAGAAATGGATACCCATTTGGAGACAGAGTTGAGAGTAATCTGTTCTTGAAGTTGCAGTTAAAGTATGGCCTTGTTTGATCATTGTATTTGCCAGAAATTGACCAAATGTACCAAACCCAACAATTCCAATTTTCAAACATTTGGAAGACGACATGGTTGGTTGATGAAACAGAAAATAATGTTAGAGTGGTTCACGTAATTAAGCACTTATTATAGGAGAAGCCAACAAGGCATGCCTTGGCTTTTCAGTTTCTAATGTTATAAAACTGATTGGGACAGACAGCGGTTATTTCACGCCATCAAGTTGTTGTACTTTTGCAACAAGTTATGATTCGTGTGAAGCTTTTAAGTTTTATGTTAAGTAAAGTACTCAAACAAGCTACGCCTCTGTTCCTTAATAAACAATTAACAATGGAAATTATACACTGAATGTGGCGTTTGTTTTAAGTTATTCTATTCCAAACATTCTTAAAAGAGTAAATGTTAAAAAGTTTCTATACTCTATTTATCAAGgaattaaataaagaaactttatcCTGACCAAATATATATACTATAGAATTGAAAGTTATATTTAATTCTTTGAAAATTTTACTTTTATTAAAGTGTCTGAATCACACAATGTTAGCAAGCTTGTTATATTGGTGACTCTAACTCTCTCATTGCCGAACTCACCGGAGCTATATTAGCTATTGAGTTCGCCCATGAGAAGGGTTGGAACAAGAGGCTGGAATCAGATTCTTTAGCAGTTGTGCGTGCCTTCTCTCCCCCGTAATGTGTTCCTTGGCATCTTTGTACAAGATGGCTTAATTGTGTTAATATTACGGTTAGTATCTCTTTTTTGGTTTCTCATATTTTCCGTGAAGGAAATAGCTGTGTGGATTCTCTGGCGAATATAGGGCTAACTACTTCTGATTACACTAATTATAGTAGTATTCCTAATTTTTTAagggcagattttgtaaagaataggttTGGTTtgccttattaaaaaaaaaaaaaaaggccaTATTGTAAAGTaagtataattaatttttaagagAAAATGGGAGCACTTGGTTGTataaaatctatcatataagaaaagtctaccatttgggCAATTCTTAGACCATCCACATCAGCAAATGCTCCCTCAATTTTCCacgtcacttttctcaattttgTGCTCTGCCTTCATTATGCTACGACAGTTACAATTCTCACGTACGTTGCAGTTACTAAGTATCCTCTTTCTCTTCCAAAACCTTCCTCTTATTATTCCAAAACGGTTTCGAAATCATTTTTCCTTTCACACTCAGAACGAATCTCCTTCCTCTCTCTCTCCGAGCCAAAACGGCAACGCCTCCACTCTTCTTCCCCGACGAACTGCTCTGATTCATCCCCTCTGATAGTCTTCCGCATCCGTCCATCGGTTTGGTTATGTTGCTGAGGTGTTTTGTTCGCGTTTGAACCTGTGGTGTTTGGTTTTGAATgtttgatgatgaatgttgagtTGAAACAGCTCTGAATTGCCAAAGCTGGGTGAGATCTTTCcgagtttatgttattttctctttaatctctcttcttctctctcaaaATTTCTCCATTCAAATGTGATTTAGGTGTATTAATGTTGcctaatttagttttatttttggaATGAATTAATAGGCCACCAAGTGTTTGTTATAATGATTGAAGATTGTTGGAGAATGTAAGAGAATCAATTCaagattgaagatgttatgaggTGAGTTTTCTGTTATGGAAGTTTGATAATGATATTCTTAGGGTTTTCTGATTTTTCTTATATAGATTGAAATCGGTGATGGTGATTATGGAGAGAAGATTTGAGATATGGAGGAGGATTTGGGAATCGCAAACTCTGtcctctgattctgttattttgTTCCGGTTATAATGATTTCCTCTCATTTTCTGTTATGGTGAGTTTCAAATGCTGTGACAATAGAAATCTATTTGGCAGAAATCTATTTGTCTTATAACCTGTCATGGTGTTAACAGGAAATTGAGATCCTCGCCGTCATCTTCTTCCAATTCTCCCCACCTTATCTTTGCCGCTTCGTTTGGATAAACAATGTGTTCGGTTGTTCTTCAACTACTGGGAATTAGAATTCAAGTAAGTTTTTCTTAGAAACCTGTTCCATTTCCttgaattgatattgaatatagcACACACATACTTTTATAGGTTGTTTCTTTGTGACTGCAAAAGCAAAAGAGAAACAGTGGAATGCAGGATTTTGGTGACAAATATATGGGTAACATACATTCAGCATtcaggcatatatatatatatatatatatatatatatatatatatatatatatatatatatatatatatatatatataatcaaccaATTAACACTTCGGTTTTTGGAACAAGAATGATAAGTAACACTGCTTTTCAACTCTGATTCAGGATTTCGCGTATCTTTATGATCCAAACAATGAGACTGCTAAAGCATTTGTACCAGCTCAGATATTGTATGATGCATTCCATGGAAGGTATCACAATTTTGCAGGAGCAATAGTTCTACTATTGCTCAGAGGGATTGTTTATAATCTTCTATTTTTCTTGAACCTGATGACGATCTAAGCTTCTTCAATGGTCTTCCAACAACACCCACTTTGTTTATTtctctaattatttttatttttataatggaatttatttttgttttttagtgtTATTAGTTAccttttttttggttttaaataGTGGGAATCTAAAAGCCCCTGAATTCCTTTTTCCTTCTCATGGTGTTGTTGCTATTGTCTTCAATGGTAGAATCCATGTGAGATATTCTTTTCAACCAAGTGTTATCAAGATGTGGCCATGAGGTAAATTTTCTTATTAATTACTCtctcaaaattattattattattattttttgtattattatttttattattaattctggtgtttaatttaattttagtatttACAATTATTCTTaacatttgtgtttgtgtttgtttatACATACAATTGTTGTACTAGA
Encoded proteins:
- the LOC131661980 gene encoding arogenate dehydrogenase 1, chloroplastic-like, with protein sequence MSSSKCLKIGIVGFGTFGQFLANTMIKQGHTLTATSRTDYSQLCLQMGIHFFKDVTALLEADMDVILLCTSISSLSEVVGSMPLACLKRPTLFVDVLSVKEHPRNLLLRVVPEELDILCTHPMFGPVSGKNGWQNLTFMYDRVRIKDEATCSKFLQIFESEGCKMVEMSCEEHDRAAAKSQFITHTIGRTLAEMDIKSTPIDTKGFQALVQLKEPVMGCSFDLYSGLYVYNRFARQELENLEHALHKVKEMLVRTMDEGQNSERTES